In one window of Clavelina lepadiformis chromosome 4, kaClaLepa1.1, whole genome shotgun sequence DNA:
- the LOC143452614 gene encoding uncharacterized protein LOC143452614, producing MDWNTVCFQVVEKGSPLVDYAFMGTPLAVLGEYWLGENFRRLSSAEIAIIVNSYGSDFEFRNEVYRIVEANNGVFYYQSPTRFLACGQCANLFLIVCAHGQAHFQCKRSVDRGMTYLEMVSRL from the exons ATGGATTGGAATACTGTTTGCTTTCAAGTTGTGGAAAAAGGGAGTCCTTTGGTCGACTACGCTTTCATGGGCACACCGTTGGCAGTGTTGGGAGAATATTGGTTGGGGGAAAATTTCAGAAGACTTAgt aGTGCGGAAATTGCCATCATCGTAAACTCCTATGGTTCAGACTTCGAGTTTCGAAATGAAGTTTACAGAATCGTGGAAGCCAATAATGGAGTTTTCTACTACCAGAGTCCGACAAGGTTCCTTGCTTGTGGACAGTGCGCCAATT TGTTCTTGATTGTTTGCGCTCACGGACAAGCCCATTTCCAATGCAAGAGATCAGTGGATCGCGGTATGACTTATCTTGAAATGGTCAGCAGGTTGTGA
- the LOC143452605 gene encoding uncharacterized protein LOC143452605 isoform X1, whose protein sequence is MDWNTFCFDVVQGECHLIHYAFIGTPAAVWGEFCMTPSFTGLKTAEIVTIINSNGASFPFRDQVYQLVENNKGIFYYESSTSSLSYAATCNSFLIVWAHKRAYIECRRAMNRGIAFLEKNKEM, encoded by the exons ATGGATTGGAATACGTTTTGCTTTGACGTTGTACAAGGGGAATGTCATTTGATCCATTACGCATTTATTGGGACACCGGCAGCTGTGTGGGGAGAATTTTGTATGACGCCCAGTTTCACAGGGTTGAAA ACTGCAGAAATCGTTACCATCATTAACTCCAATGGAGCGAGCTTTCCGTTTCGTGACCAAGTATACCAACTTGTGGAAAATAATAAAGGCATTTTCTACTACGAGAGTTCTACAAGTTCCCTTTCTTATGCGGCAACCTGCAATT CATTCCTGATTGTGTGGGCTCACAAACGTGCTTACATCGAGTGCAGAAGAGCGATGAATCGAGGAATAGCGTTTCTTGAGAAGAATAAAGAAATGTGA
- the LOC143452605 gene encoding uncharacterized protein LOC143452605 isoform X2, which produces MDWNTFCFDVVQGECHLIHYAFIGTPAAVWGEFCMTPSFTGLKTAEIVTIINSNGASFPFRDQVYQLVENNKGIFYYESSTSSLSYAATCNCSIPDCVGSQTCLHRVQKSDESRNSVS; this is translated from the exons ATGGATTGGAATACGTTTTGCTTTGACGTTGTACAAGGGGAATGTCATTTGATCCATTACGCATTTATTGGGACACCGGCAGCTGTGTGGGGAGAATTTTGTATGACGCCCAGTTTCACAGGGTTGAAA ACTGCAGAAATCGTTACCATCATTAACTCCAATGGAGCGAGCTTTCCGTTTCGTGACCAAGTATACCAACTTGTGGAAAATAATAAAGGCATTTTCTACTACGAGAGTTCTACAAGTTCCCTTTCTTATGCGGCAACCTGCAATT GCAGCATTCCTGATTGTGTGGGCTCACAAACGTGCTTACATCGAGTGCAGAAGAGCGATGAATCGAGGAATAGCGTTTCTTGA
- the LOC143452006 gene encoding uncharacterized protein LOC143452006 isoform X1 — protein sequence MFVGFIILILVSLLRSEVSGQCARNTDINGPGQAWSMGSTCSVFNISATRSVVGSIVSYLTPNTNLAAGFQCAFYEGNSTSDPVLGTIGETLAGWVELFQHSAYVFVQCVGLGSDPTINFVATPSIAFERFVNQAVIHVEPPDFPNTNYPTTYLQETAIESKQSTTYMVSFHPTFHIIDPLWITSDDGTGLVYRGNLMTAPEPFNISGNLIKIQFYSDPAGTRSGFRMTLNADLPKPPPAPELICGDQGQISISLSNQTIIDLCENEDDYVIISATSVDDVNLVDPVCKANASDPNFNLGVTDCSTLEVTDGILKAQFLLRCLPKVNESAAIQRYVDGCLNLTCEYNTTELLKAGAILPKIKKVELDSVEEEGRFGVEIFFTTDRSYSVKLSAGAEVEVPDQIYAKMELNSLDDALHVQLSECWATPSDNHNDVTSYQILDNSCPADNAFDTDDAINIDRNYNATYAAFRFRSFVWTNYDTQTIYVYCHVTICHNDVDPGCLAWPSCSRKRKRHVSTSDSLLIASRPIFISKREAISCEEANGGCSDTCEMRNDDVRCNCHPGRVLLGDGRTCQGVENSDIVAGRGSLVILACVITAVVFLVCFLLVWSKEDMKQKNGFRRVI from the exons ATGTTCGTCGGTTTTATTATTCTTATTCTAGTCAGCTTGTTGAGAAGTGAAGTAAGTGGTCAATGCGCAAGAAATACAGATATTAATGGCCCCGGTCAAGCTTGGTCAATGGGTTCAACGTGTTCTGTGTTTAACATAAGTGCAACAAGAAGCGTAGTTGGAAGCATCGTCTCTTATTTAACCCCGAATACAAATCTTGCTGCAGGATTTCAATGCGCG ttctaCGAAGGAAATTCCACCTCTGACCCGGTTCTGGGAACAATAGGAGAAACGTTGGCGGGTTGGGTTGAACTCTTCCAACATTCCGCATATGTGTTTGTCCAATGTGTTGGCTTGGGATCAGATCCAACAATCAACTTCGTTGCAA CACCATCCATAGCATTTGAGCGTTTTGTGAACCAAGCAGTCATACACGTGGAACCTCCTGATTTTCCAAACACCAATTACCCGACCACATACCTCCAGGAGACGGCGATAGAGAGCAAGCAATCAACCACTTACATGGTTTCCTTTCATCCAACATTTCACATAATTGATCCACTCTGG ATTACATCGGATGACGGAACGGGATTGGTTTATAGAGGAAATTTAATGACAGCTCCTGAACCATTTAACATCAGTGGAAATCTGATAAAGATACAATTTTACTCGGATCCTGCTGGCACGAGGTCGGGGTTTCGAATGACGCTGAATGCAG ATCTTCCGAAGCCGCCACCAGCTCCAGAACTAATTTGCGGCGACCAGGGACAAATTAGCATCAG CTTATCAAACCAAACGATAATTGACCTATGTGAAAATGAAGatgattacgtcataattagtgCTACATCTGTCGACGACGTGAACTTAGTTGACCCTGTTTGTAAGGCAAATGCGAGTGATCCAAATTTTAATCTCGGTGTCACCGATTGCTCAACATTAGAG GTAACAGACGGCATTCTGAAGGCGCAGTTTCTTCTGCGATGTCTTCCTAAAGTTAATGAGTCTGCAGCGATCCAGCGCTACGTTGATGGATGCCTCAACCTGACGTGCGAGTACAACACGACAGAGTTGCTTAAAGCTGGAGCGATCCTTCCCAAGATCAA AAAAGTGGAGCTGGATTCTGTAGAAGAAGAAGGAAGATTTGGAGTTGAAATTTTCTTCACCACAGATCGATCTTATTCAGTTAAACTCAGTGCGGGTGCTGAGGTCGAAGTTCCGGAtcaaatttatgcaaaaatgGAATTGAATTCATTGGACGACGCTTTGCACGTTCAG CTCTCAGAATGCTGGGCGACACCAAGTGACAACcacaatgacgtaacaagctACCAAATACTCGATAACAG ttGTCCAGCTGACAACGCATTCGATACCGATGACGCAATCAACATAGACAGGAACTACAACGCCACGTATGCTGCGTTTCGATTTCGTTCTTTTGTTTGGACAAATTACGACACACAGACAATCTATGTTTATTGCCACGTCACAATATGTCACAATGACGTTGATCCTGGATGTTTGGCTTGG CCAAGCTGTAGCAGAAAACGAAAACGTCACGTGTCAACATCTGATTCGCTTTTGATTGCATCCAGACCTATCTTCATCAGCAAGAGAGAAGCGATCAGTTGCGAAGAA GCAAACGGTGGCTGTAGTGACACGTGTGAAATGCGTAACGATGACGTCAGATGTAATTGCCATCCCGGACGAGTTCTCCTAGGAGACGGAAGAACATGTCAAG GTGTTGAAAATTCCGATATAGTAGCCGGGAGAGGTAGCCTGGTGATACTTGCCTGCGTCATCACAGCTGTTGTCTTCCTGGTTTGTTTCTTGCTAGTGTGGAGTAAGGAAGATATGAAGCAGAAGAATGGCTTCCGACGTGTTATTTGA
- the LOC143452006 gene encoding ZP domain-containing protein-like isoform X2, which yields MLAPSIAFERFVNQAVIHVEPPDFPNTNYPTTYLQETAIESKQSTTYMVSFHPTFHIIDPLWITSDDGTGLVYRGNLMTAPEPFNISGNLIKIQFYSDPAGTRSGFRMTLNADLPKPPPAPELICGDQGQISISLSNQTIIDLCENEDDYVIISATSVDDVNLVDPVCKANASDPNFNLGVTDCSTLEVTDGILKAQFLLRCLPKVNESAAIQRYVDGCLNLTCEYNTTELLKAGAILPKIKKVELDSVEEEGRFGVEIFFTTDRSYSVKLSAGAEVEVPDQIYAKMELNSLDDALHVQLSECWATPSDNHNDVTSYQILDNSCPADNAFDTDDAINIDRNYNATYAAFRFRSFVWTNYDTQTIYVYCHVTICHNDVDPGCLAWPSCSRKRKRHVSTSDSLLIASRPIFISKREAISCEEANGGCSDTCEMRNDDVRCNCHPGRVLLGDGRTCQGVENSDIVAGRGSLVILACVITAVVFLVCFLLVWSKEDMKQKNGFRRVI from the exons ATGTTGG CACCATCCATAGCATTTGAGCGTTTTGTGAACCAAGCAGTCATACACGTGGAACCTCCTGATTTTCCAAACACCAATTACCCGACCACATACCTCCAGGAGACGGCGATAGAGAGCAAGCAATCAACCACTTACATGGTTTCCTTTCATCCAACATTTCACATAATTGATCCACTCTGG ATTACATCGGATGACGGAACGGGATTGGTTTATAGAGGAAATTTAATGACAGCTCCTGAACCATTTAACATCAGTGGAAATCTGATAAAGATACAATTTTACTCGGATCCTGCTGGCACGAGGTCGGGGTTTCGAATGACGCTGAATGCAG ATCTTCCGAAGCCGCCACCAGCTCCAGAACTAATTTGCGGCGACCAGGGACAAATTAGCATCAG CTTATCAAACCAAACGATAATTGACCTATGTGAAAATGAAGatgattacgtcataattagtgCTACATCTGTCGACGACGTGAACTTAGTTGACCCTGTTTGTAAGGCAAATGCGAGTGATCCAAATTTTAATCTCGGTGTCACCGATTGCTCAACATTAGAG GTAACAGACGGCATTCTGAAGGCGCAGTTTCTTCTGCGATGTCTTCCTAAAGTTAATGAGTCTGCAGCGATCCAGCGCTACGTTGATGGATGCCTCAACCTGACGTGCGAGTACAACACGACAGAGTTGCTTAAAGCTGGAGCGATCCTTCCCAAGATCAA AAAAGTGGAGCTGGATTCTGTAGAAGAAGAAGGAAGATTTGGAGTTGAAATTTTCTTCACCACAGATCGATCTTATTCAGTTAAACTCAGTGCGGGTGCTGAGGTCGAAGTTCCGGAtcaaatttatgcaaaaatgGAATTGAATTCATTGGACGACGCTTTGCACGTTCAG CTCTCAGAATGCTGGGCGACACCAAGTGACAACcacaatgacgtaacaagctACCAAATACTCGATAACAG ttGTCCAGCTGACAACGCATTCGATACCGATGACGCAATCAACATAGACAGGAACTACAACGCCACGTATGCTGCGTTTCGATTTCGTTCTTTTGTTTGGACAAATTACGACACACAGACAATCTATGTTTATTGCCACGTCACAATATGTCACAATGACGTTGATCCTGGATGTTTGGCTTGG CCAAGCTGTAGCAGAAAACGAAAACGTCACGTGTCAACATCTGATTCGCTTTTGATTGCATCCAGACCTATCTTCATCAGCAAGAGAGAAGCGATCAGTTGCGAAGAA GCAAACGGTGGCTGTAGTGACACGTGTGAAATGCGTAACGATGACGTCAGATGTAATTGCCATCCCGGACGAGTTCTCCTAGGAGACGGAAGAACATGTCAAG GTGTTGAAAATTCCGATATAGTAGCCGGGAGAGGTAGCCTGGTGATACTTGCCTGCGTCATCACAGCTGTTGTCTTCCTGGTTTGTTTCTTGCTAGTGTGGAGTAAGGAAGATATGAAGCAGAAGAATGGCTTCCGACGTGTTATTTGA